A part of Alkalispirochaeta americana genomic DNA contains:
- a CDS encoding DEAD/DEAH box helicase: MARIEFGHTWWGRRWLDALAHIDFGNRLPRGKRYARNGSVKSISIEGTRISARVKGTRPTPYSVRLTLWEFRALEQETIIDLVKDDPYYLSQLEARRLPPELEGVLAERGIRLFPKSWKELAMTCSCPDWAVPCKHLAAVVYIVANEIDKNPFLVFRMHGLNLLEAIHGGPLEDNGKIVGVESLVAEGPVEYACSRESLEELDLAAIPDLYPATAQLLTEFPLFYLQGDFRELLLGAIRKTGTKATRYISRLDIQEESRTAPSSTCTMTIQKGSGGVTGRIGSGEGEVAFDSDDFSPFVEYLQRLSAGDLSVYPPMVSFLIMCHNFALRVMERHAIVPELISVRKDTFIIRWIPALFNGEVAEIFEGLVRALPGEVLRYDRKPLPRREQVLFLISFFLRHYLRLLEPVKNAGEHPIRAMFFQGDEYRPARFEEQGNAQTINLWLGRFFIRPIHHHPVIRVEEGGQDAFKFEVLVGDRREPESLPVSFPLFLESLDPETLPLLRDLSLLSTYLGTVNTFLKEGRAVTVSTGNFLEEWFGAIPALRTLGVRTVVPKALREVFQPHLTLGMRKRSDSDSDRVVSYTSLKDMLAVDWHVAVGDEVMPAEELFELSERYGRFVRYKDRFIELDETRLAQISRKMERDPRPRAIDLLQIGLTGTYEGAPIAMSPEARALFDQLLKAPEAEVPPGLRAELRPYQLRGYRWLYNNYRIGLGAVVADDMGLGKTVQVIAFLLKLQEESALRPNRPALAVVPASVVTNWERELHRFAPSLVTGIYHGSDRTMPSGVDVILTTYALLRGDMEHFGSRKWSVLIIDEAQNIKNTASAQARAVKALKAGFSIAMTGTPVENRLLDYWSIIDFAMKGYLGTRASFKERYAVPIERFRDQTALEQFRTVTAPLVLRRLKTDRTIIDDLPEKIVINRYPLLTGEQMVLYRELVERTEEFLGEAEGIERSGMVFKLMTGLKQICCHPHLYAKRGGRGSAVSGKAKLLAEQVGTIAERGEKVLIFTQFAEMGRLLQEMIDAELHLPCLFLHGGSSRKERDAMVDRFQNDPTYQVMVLSIRAGGVGLNLTAANHVIHYDLWWNPAVEHQATDRAFRIGQRKDVMVYRFITGGTFEEKISAMLEAKEDLAELTVAQGEKWLTQLSTTEIRDLIDLTGEG, encoded by the coding sequence ATGGCACGGATAGAGTTTGGCCACACCTGGTGGGGGCGCCGCTGGCTGGATGCGCTCGCTCATATCGACTTTGGAAACCGGTTGCCCCGGGGAAAGCGCTATGCCCGAAACGGCTCGGTGAAATCGATCAGTATCGAGGGGACCAGGATCAGCGCGCGGGTCAAAGGTACCAGGCCGACCCCCTACAGCGTGAGACTCACGCTCTGGGAGTTCAGGGCCCTCGAGCAGGAGACGATCATCGATCTGGTGAAGGACGATCCCTACTATCTGTCGCAACTGGAGGCGCGCCGGCTCCCGCCGGAGCTGGAAGGCGTCCTGGCGGAACGGGGAATCCGGCTCTTCCCAAAAAGCTGGAAAGAACTCGCCATGACCTGCTCCTGCCCCGACTGGGCGGTGCCGTGCAAACACCTCGCCGCGGTGGTGTACATCGTGGCTAACGAAATAGACAAGAATCCCTTTCTCGTCTTTCGGATGCACGGTCTGAACCTCCTGGAGGCGATCCACGGCGGGCCGCTGGAGGATAACGGGAAGATCGTCGGGGTCGAGTCGCTGGTTGCCGAAGGCCCGGTGGAGTACGCCTGCTCCCGGGAGTCCCTGGAGGAGCTCGATCTGGCCGCGATTCCCGATCTCTATCCGGCGACGGCACAACTCCTGACGGAGTTCCCTCTCTTTTATCTTCAGGGGGATTTCAGGGAGCTGCTGCTGGGGGCGATCCGCAAGACCGGCACGAAGGCAACACGCTACATCAGCCGTCTGGATATCCAGGAGGAATCCCGGACTGCCCCCTCTTCAACGTGTACGATGACGATTCAGAAGGGGAGCGGCGGCGTTACCGGAAGGATCGGGTCGGGAGAGGGTGAGGTGGCCTTCGACTCCGACGACTTCTCCCCCTTCGTGGAGTACCTGCAGCGCCTCTCTGCGGGGGATCTCTCGGTCTATCCGCCGATGGTTTCCTTTCTGATCATGTGCCACAACTTCGCCCTGCGGGTGATGGAGCGCCACGCAATTGTGCCGGAACTGATTTCGGTGCGGAAGGACACTTTTATCATCCGGTGGATTCCGGCGCTCTTTAACGGCGAGGTCGCAGAGATTTTCGAGGGCCTCGTCAGGGCGCTTCCCGGGGAGGTTCTCCGCTACGACCGGAAGCCTCTGCCACGCCGGGAACAGGTGCTCTTTCTGATTTCCTTCTTCCTGCGCCACTACCTCCGCCTTCTGGAACCGGTGAAAAATGCCGGGGAACACCCGATTCGGGCGATGTTCTTCCAGGGTGATGAATACCGTCCCGCCAGGTTTGAGGAGCAGGGCAACGCCCAGACCATTAATCTCTGGCTGGGACGCTTCTTTATACGCCCGATCCACCACCATCCGGTTATCCGCGTGGAGGAAGGGGGCCAGGATGCTTTCAAATTCGAAGTTCTGGTCGGGGATCGCCGCGAACCCGAGAGCCTGCCCGTGAGTTTTCCGCTCTTTCTGGAATCCCTCGATCCCGAAACGCTCCCCCTGCTGCGCGATCTGAGTCTGCTCTCCACGTATTTGGGAACGGTGAATACCTTTCTGAAGGAAGGCAGAGCCGTAACGGTTTCCACCGGAAATTTTCTGGAGGAATGGTTTGGCGCGATACCGGCATTGCGGACGCTGGGGGTGCGAACGGTGGTTCCCAAGGCACTGCGGGAGGTGTTTCAGCCCCATCTTACGCTGGGGATGAGGAAACGATCGGACTCCGACTCCGACAGGGTTGTGTCCTATACCTCGCTGAAGGATATGCTGGCCGTGGACTGGCACGTCGCTGTGGGAGACGAGGTGATGCCTGCCGAGGAGTTGTTCGAACTGAGCGAACGCTACGGCCGTTTTGTCCGCTACAAGGACCGGTTTATCGAGCTGGACGAGACCCGGCTGGCACAGATTTCCCGAAAAATGGAACGCGATCCCCGCCCCAGGGCGATCGACCTCCTGCAGATCGGCCTGACCGGCACCTATGAGGGCGCACCCATAGCGATGAGCCCCGAGGCACGCGCCCTCTTTGACCAGCTCCTGAAAGCACCCGAGGCGGAGGTTCCCCCGGGGCTCAGGGCTGAACTTCGGCCCTACCAGCTGCGCGGGTACCGGTGGCTGTATAACAATTACCGGATCGGCCTTGGTGCGGTGGTGGCCGACGATATGGGGCTGGGCAAGACAGTTCAGGTGATTGCCTTTCTCCTGAAGCTCCAGGAGGAATCGGCCCTCCGGCCGAACCGGCCCGCCCTGGCGGTTGTGCCGGCGAGCGTGGTAACCAACTGGGAGCGCGAGCTTCACCGCTTTGCCCCCTCCCTCGTCACGGGGATTTACCACGGGAGCGACCGTACGATGCCCTCCGGGGTCGATGTGATCCTCACCACCTACGCTCTCCTGCGGGGCGATATGGAGCACTTTGGCTCCCGGAAGTGGTCGGTTCTCATTATTGATGAGGCGCAGAATATCAAGAACACCGCATCGGCCCAGGCCCGGGCGGTGAAGGCCCTCAAGGCGGGGTTCTCCATCGCGATGACGGGGACTCCCGTGGAGAACCGCCTCCTGGACTACTGGAGCATCATCGACTTTGCCATGAAGGGGTATCTGGGAACGAGGGCGTCCTTTAAGGAGCGCTATGCCGTGCCGATTGAACGCTTCCGCGACCAGACTGCCCTGGAGCAATTTCGCACCGTTACGGCGCCGCTCGTTCTTCGCCGTCTGAAAACGGACCGCACCATTATCGACGATCTTCCGGAAAAGATCGTGATCAACCGCTATCCCCTTCTTACGGGGGAGCAGATGGTGCTCTACCGGGAGCTGGTTGAGAGGACCGAGGAATTTCTTGGGGAGGCTGAGGGGATCGAGCGGTCCGGGATGGTCTTCAAGCTGATGACCGGCCTCAAGCAGATCTGCTGCCACCCCCACCTCTACGCCAAACGGGGCGGACGCGGCTCGGCGGTGTCGGGGAAGGCGAAGTTGCTGGCAGAGCAGGTCGGGACTATTGCCGAACGGGGAGAGAAAGTGCTGATCTTTACCCAGTTCGCCGAGATGGGGCGGCTGCTCCAGGAGATGATCGATGCCGAGTTGCACCTGCCCTGTCTGTTCCTGCACGGCGGCAGCTCGCGCAAGGAACGCGATGCCATGGTGGACCGGTTCCAGAACGACCCGACCTACCAGGTGATGGTGCTCTCGATTCGTGCCGGCGGGGTCGGGCTCAACCTGACCGCAGCGAACCATGTGATCCACTACGACTTGTGGTGGAATCCTGCTGTGGAGCATCAGGCCACCGACCGGGCCTTCAGAATTGGCCAGAGGAAGGATGTGATGGTCTATCGCTTTATTACCGGCGGGACCTTTGAGGAAAAGATCAGCGCCATGCTGGAGGCCAAGGAGGATCTCGCCGAGCTGACCGTCGCCCAGGGCGAGAAGTGGCTGACGCAGCTGAGCACTACCGAGATCAGGGACCTGATCGATCTGACCGGCGAGGGATGA